A single region of the Enterobacter cloacae complex sp. R_G8 genome encodes:
- a CDS encoding GNAT family N-acetyltransferase, with protein sequence MNTFNQFGQPVGEALVDWQPRQHPSRVVLQGRYCRLEPLRVEHADALFAAYSQAEDTRSWTWLLREPDATAGEFAAWVESVSELSDPIHFTVFDNQTQSPVGTLALMRIDPKNGVVEVGHVHFSPLLSRTPMSTEAQYLLMQYVFDTLGYRRYEWKCNSLNEPSRKAALRLGFLFEGRFRQALVTKGHNRDTDWFSIIDKEWPALAIAFENWLATDNFTADGKQKRSLESWREAGV encoded by the coding sequence ATGAATACTTTCAATCAGTTTGGGCAGCCTGTGGGCGAAGCGCTTGTTGACTGGCAACCCCGTCAGCATCCTTCCCGGGTGGTCCTTCAGGGCCGCTACTGTCGTCTTGAACCGCTGCGGGTGGAGCATGCTGATGCGTTGTTTGCCGCTTATTCTCAGGCCGAAGATACCCGAAGCTGGACATGGCTACTGCGTGAACCTGATGCCACGGCCGGTGAGTTTGCCGCATGGGTGGAAAGCGTGAGTGAATTATCTGATCCGATACACTTTACCGTCTTCGATAATCAGACCCAGTCACCGGTGGGCACTCTGGCCCTGATGCGTATCGACCCAAAAAATGGCGTTGTGGAGGTGGGACACGTTCATTTCTCGCCGCTGTTAAGCCGCACACCGATGTCCACGGAAGCGCAGTACCTGCTGATGCAATACGTGTTTGATACCCTGGGCTACCGGCGTTATGAATGGAAGTGCAACAGCCTGAATGAGCCTTCCCGCAAAGCTGCGCTGCGTCTGGGCTTTTTGTTTGAGGGGCGTTTTCGTCAGGCGCTGGTCACAAAAGGCCATAACCGGGATACGGACTGGTTTTCGATCATCGACAAAGAGTGGCCAGCGCTGGCGATCGCCTTTGAGAACTGGCTTGCCACCGACAATTTTACTGCCGATGGCAAACAGAAAAGATCCCTGGAAAGCTGGCGTGAAGCGGGCGTCTAG
- the ykgO gene encoding type B 50S ribosomal protein L36, with protein MQVLNSLRSAKQRHPDCQIVKRKGRLYVICKSNPRFKAVQGRKKRR; from the coding sequence ATGCAGGTACTTAACTCGTTGCGGAGTGCGAAACAGCGTCACCCGGATTGCCAGATAGTCAAACGTAAGGGACGCCTGTATGTGATTTGCAAATCAAACCCGCGCTTTAAAGCGGTTCAGGGACGTAAAAAAAGACGCTAG
- a CDS encoding type B 50S ribosomal protein L31 yields the protein MKPDIHPAYRTVVFHDTSANEYFKVGSTIKTDREIELDGETYPYITIEVSSKSHPFYTGKQKTFSTDGSAARFRKRFGGFLNAKRG from the coding sequence ATGAAACCAGATATCCATCCAGCCTATCGCACCGTGGTGTTTCACGACACCAGTGCCAATGAATATTTTAAAGTTGGCTCAACCATCAAGACTGACCGCGAAATTGAACTCGACGGTGAAACCTATCCTTACATCACCATCGAGGTCTCTTCAAAATCCCATCCGTTTTACACCGGTAAGCAGAAAACCTTCTCGACGGATGGCAGCGCCGCGCGCTTCCGTAAACGTTTTGGCGGCTTTCTTAATGCGAAGCGGGGGTGA
- a CDS encoding EAL domain-containing protein — protein MKTRHLVSLVTGILIFSVLIPICLSIWLAHRQAEEKFVDALDSYASRVLLRTDRVVEQAKEALTQLQTFKGPPCSHLHLREMRRVAFSWRYVQEVIYVDNLRPLCSSLEQVSKVASFPPPMRITEDGYSAWLTTQNDLGFNRYMAVLGQEHYLVLVDPASLVDVIPFGDIAIDAALVGSTTHLVFASSNKLDPHIRDMIKDREKVSIQYNGSMYVIKPVPELGMNVVAWAALKPLAETWHKQLLFWLPFGMLISLLAALFVLRILRRIQSPRNRLLDAINNREFEVHYQPIVALCSGKMVGAEALTRWPQPDGSSLSPDIFVPLAEQTGLISRLTHLVIEKVFEDMGNWLHLHADQHISINLAPADLTSGKLPPLLSQLLNKWQVRPEQIALELTERGFADPKISAPAIAAFRRSGHAIYIDDFGTGYSSLSYLQDLDVDTLKIDKSFVDALEYKNVTPHIIEMAKSLKLAMVAEGVETAGQLAWLHCHGVQYGQGWYYSKALPKAEFMAWAENNLNASPTSDRI, from the coding sequence ATGAAAACCCGACATCTGGTCAGCCTGGTGACTGGCATTCTGATATTTTCTGTGCTGATACCGATTTGCCTCAGTATCTGGCTGGCGCATCGCCAGGCGGAAGAAAAATTTGTCGATGCGCTGGACAGCTATGCGTCACGCGTGCTGTTGCGTACGGACAGGGTCGTTGAACAGGCAAAAGAAGCGCTCACGCAGCTACAGACGTTCAAAGGCCCCCCGTGTAGTCATCTGCATTTACGGGAAATGCGCCGGGTCGCATTCTCCTGGCGCTATGTCCAGGAAGTGATCTATGTCGATAACCTGAGACCGCTGTGCTCGTCGCTGGAACAAGTCAGTAAAGTGGCCTCATTCCCACCCCCTATGCGGATTACGGAAGATGGATATAGCGCGTGGCTTACAACGCAAAACGATCTTGGTTTTAACCGCTACATGGCGGTACTGGGGCAAGAGCATTACCTGGTATTGGTCGATCCCGCCTCGCTGGTAGATGTGATCCCGTTTGGCGATATCGCTATCGATGCCGCGCTGGTGGGGAGTACAACACATCTCGTTTTCGCCAGCAGCAATAAACTGGATCCGCATATCCGCGACATGATCAAAGATCGGGAGAAGGTCAGCATCCAGTACAACGGCTCCATGTATGTCATTAAACCCGTTCCGGAGCTGGGAATGAATGTTGTCGCCTGGGCCGCGCTTAAACCGCTGGCGGAAACCTGGCACAAACAGCTTCTTTTCTGGCTGCCGTTTGGCATGCTGATAAGCCTGCTTGCCGCGCTCTTTGTTCTGCGGATACTGCGTCGCATTCAGTCGCCACGTAACCGGCTGCTGGATGCGATTAACAACCGCGAGTTTGAGGTTCACTACCAGCCTATTGTTGCGCTCTGCAGCGGGAAAATGGTGGGCGCGGAGGCGCTAACGCGCTGGCCTCAGCCTGACGGGAGCAGCCTGTCGCCTGATATTTTCGTCCCGCTGGCGGAACAAACGGGGCTTATCTCGCGCCTCACGCATCTGGTGATCGAAAAAGTGTTCGAGGATATGGGCAACTGGCTGCACCTTCATGCCGATCAGCACATCTCCATCAACCTCGCGCCTGCGGATTTAACCTCCGGCAAGCTGCCGCCGCTGCTGAGCCAGCTGTTAAATAAATGGCAAGTCCGCCCCGAACAGATCGCGCTTGAATTAACCGAACGCGGCTTTGCCGATCCCAAAATCAGCGCACCGGCCATTGCCGCCTTCCGCCGCTCGGGCCATGCGATTTATATCGATGATTTTGGTACGGGCTATTCCAGCCTGAGCTATCTGCAGGATCTGGACGTCGACACGCTAAAAATTGACAAGTCGTTCGTGGATGCGCTGGAGTACAAAAACGTGACGCCACACATCATTGAAATGGCGAAATCACTGAAGCTGGCGATGGTTGCAGAGGGCGTAGAGACTGCAGGGCAGCTCGCCTGGCTGCACTGTCACGGCGTGCAATATGGGCAAGGCTGGTACTACAGTAAGGCGCTGCCAAAAGCGGAATTTATGGCATGGGCAGAAAATAATCTCAACGCCTCTCCTACTTCAGATAGGATTTGA
- a CDS encoding metal/formaldehyde-sensitive transcriptional repressor: MSHTVRHKKMLLTRLKKIQGQSTALEKMLSNDEHECAEVLQQLAAIRGAVNGMMLQVIEGHLTDHVVKEPEEDQREADLGVVLQVIKSYLK; the protein is encoded by the coding sequence ATGTCACATACCGTTCGTCACAAGAAGATGTTATTGACTCGCCTGAAGAAAATTCAGGGACAGAGCACCGCGCTGGAAAAAATGCTCAGCAACGACGAGCACGAGTGTGCCGAGGTATTACAGCAGCTGGCCGCGATCCGTGGTGCGGTGAATGGCATGATGCTGCAGGTGATCGAAGGCCATTTAACCGATCACGTCGTCAAAGAGCCTGAAGAAGATCAGCGCGAAGCCGATCTTGGCGTGGTTTTACAGGTGATCAAATCCTATCTGAAGTAG
- a CDS encoding nickel/cobalt efflux protein RcnA, producing MNDFASLLQQGNAWLFIPSAILLGALHGLEPGHSKTMMAAFIVAIRGTLKQAVLLGLAATLSHTAVVWIIAMAGLWFGRGWDAQTSEPWFQLISGVLIVLIALWMAWRTWKENQPHDHHHHHHDHDHDHDHDHHHDHHHHEHQLVAGEWQDAHQRAHAQDINRRFNGQNVTTGQIAMFGLTGGLIPCPASITVLLICLQLKHFALGATLVFSFSIGLALTLVASGAIAALSLKHATKRWPGFSEFSRKAPWFSAALIILVGGYMILHGLGGILT from the coding sequence ATGAACGATTTTGCTTCTCTCCTGCAACAGGGCAACGCATGGCTATTCATTCCCAGCGCGATCCTGCTCGGTGCCCTGCATGGTCTTGAGCCGGGCCACTCTAAAACGATGATGGCTGCTTTTATTGTGGCGATCCGCGGTACGCTGAAACAGGCGGTATTATTGGGGCTGGCGGCCACGCTTTCTCATACCGCGGTGGTCTGGATCATTGCCATGGCGGGATTATGGTTTGGTCGCGGCTGGGATGCGCAAACCTCTGAACCCTGGTTCCAGCTTATCTCTGGGGTATTGATCGTTTTGATCGCGCTGTGGATGGCGTGGCGAACCTGGAAGGAGAATCAGCCGCACGATCATCATCATCACCACCATGACCATGACCATGACCATGACCATGACCACCATCATGATCATCACCACCATGAACATCAACTGGTTGCAGGGGAGTGGCAAGACGCCCACCAGCGCGCCCATGCGCAGGATATCAATCGTCGTTTTAACGGACAAAACGTCACCACCGGACAAATTGCGATGTTTGGCCTCACCGGCGGGTTGATCCCCTGCCCGGCGTCAATCACCGTCCTGCTGATCTGCCTGCAACTGAAGCACTTTGCCCTGGGCGCCACGCTGGTGTTTAGCTTCAGTATTGGTCTGGCGTTAACGCTGGTGGCGTCGGGCGCGATTGCCGCGTTAAGCCTTAAACATGCGACAAAACGCTGGCCGGGGTTCAGCGAGTTTTCCCGCAAAGCACCGTGGTTCTCTGCAGCACTGATTATCCTTGTGGGGGGGTACATGATCCTGCACGGGTTAGGCGGTATCCTGACCTGA
- a CDS encoding beta-galactosidase yields the protein MSNTVSLSLSALLARRDWENPGVTQWNRLAAHAPFHSWRKEDAAREDAASVSRRSLNGEWRFSFFSAPEQVPQAWTGEDCPDAVAMPVPSNWQMQGFDTPIYTNVTYPIPVNPPFVPAENPVGCYSLTFEMEDAWLECGQTRIIFDGVNSAFHLWCNGQWVGYSQDSRLPAEFDLSSVLRAGQNRLAVMVLRWCDGSYLEDQDMWRMSGIFRDVSLLHKPETHIADYHVVTDLNAELDRAVLKVDVALAGARYTECDVAITLWRNGERCASATRRPGSAIVDERGNWAERLTVAIPVTSPALWSAETPELYRLTIALVDPQGDVLEIEACDVGFRRVEISNGLLKLNGKPLLIRGVNRHEHHPENGQVMDEATMRRDIEIMKQHNFNAVRCSHYPNHPLWYRLCDRYGLYVVDEANIETHGMVPMSRLADDPRWLPAMSERVTRMVQRDRNHPSIIIWSLGNESGHGANHDALYRWLKTADPTRPVQYEGGGANTAATDIVCPMYARVDQDQPFPAVPKWSIKKWIGMPDETRPLILCEYAHAMGNSFGGFARYWQAFRSHPRLQGGFVWDWVDQALTKKDEHGTPFWVYGGDFGDKPNDRQFCLNGLVFPDRTPHPALYEAQRAQQFFTFTRVSTSPLVVDVQSDYLFRRTDNELLRWSVTRDGTVLANGEVTLSIAPQETQRLEITLPALTAESGELWLNVEVYQLKATPWSPANHRCAWDQWPLPAPLFIAPPAPVGVPPVLSQTDDVLTLTHQQQRWIFDRTSGNLTQWLNNGVETLLSPLTDNFTRAPLDNDIGVSEATRIDPNAWVERWKAAGMYALIPRVLRCDGEQHTGEAIVTTLHAWEHRGKALFLSRKVWRVDDQGVLNGDVEVEIASDIPEPARIGLSMHLARPPEAVHWLGLGPHENYPDRKLAAQQGRWTLPLQAMHTPYIFPTENGLRCDTRELVLGEHQFNGQFHFSVSRYSQQQLHETTHHHLLRDEPGCWLNLDTFHMGVGGDDSWSPSVSPEFILQHRQLRYRFSWRQNLN from the coding sequence ATGTCCAATACCGTATCGCTGTCGCTCAGCGCACTTCTGGCCCGTCGGGACTGGGAAAATCCCGGCGTCACGCAATGGAACAGGCTGGCGGCGCATGCGCCATTTCACAGCTGGCGTAAAGAAGACGCAGCCAGAGAGGATGCCGCATCCGTCAGCCGACGTTCCCTGAACGGGGAGTGGCGATTTAGCTTCTTTTCTGCGCCTGAACAGGTTCCGCAGGCATGGACAGGTGAAGATTGCCCGGATGCGGTTGCGATGCCGGTGCCGTCAAACTGGCAGATGCAGGGATTTGATACCCCCATCTATACCAACGTCACCTATCCCATTCCCGTCAATCCGCCCTTTGTCCCGGCAGAGAATCCGGTTGGTTGTTACTCGCTCACATTTGAGATGGAGGACGCCTGGCTTGAGTGCGGCCAAACCCGCATTATCTTTGATGGGGTGAACTCGGCCTTTCATCTCTGGTGCAACGGCCAGTGGGTGGGGTATTCCCAGGACAGTCGACTGCCTGCTGAATTTGATCTCTCGTCCGTGTTGCGTGCCGGACAGAACCGGCTGGCGGTGATGGTTCTGCGCTGGTGCGATGGAAGCTATCTGGAAGATCAGGACATGTGGCGCATGAGCGGTATTTTTCGCGATGTGTCGCTGCTGCATAAGCCGGAGACGCACATCGCGGATTATCACGTTGTCACCGATCTGAATGCGGAGCTGGATCGCGCCGTGCTGAAGGTGGATGTCGCCCTGGCAGGGGCTCGCTATACGGAGTGCGATGTGGCAATAACGCTGTGGCGCAACGGTGAACGCTGTGCCAGCGCCACCCGGCGGCCAGGGTCTGCCATTGTGGATGAACGCGGTAACTGGGCCGAGCGGTTAACGGTGGCGATCCCGGTTACGTCCCCCGCGTTATGGAGCGCTGAGACACCCGAGCTTTATCGTCTGACGATCGCGCTGGTGGACCCGCAGGGCGACGTGCTGGAGATTGAAGCCTGTGACGTGGGCTTCCGCCGCGTTGAAATCAGCAATGGCCTGCTGAAGCTCAACGGCAAGCCACTGCTGATCCGCGGGGTCAACCGGCATGAACATCACCCGGAAAATGGCCAGGTGATGGACGAAGCGACGATGCGTCGCGATATCGAAATCATGAAGCAGCATAACTTCAACGCCGTGCGCTGCTCGCACTATCCAAACCATCCTCTGTGGTACCGGCTTTGCGATCGCTACGGCCTGTATGTGGTTGACGAGGCCAATATCGAAACCCACGGCATGGTGCCGATGAGTCGTCTCGCTGACGATCCCCGCTGGCTGCCCGCCATGAGCGAGCGCGTAACCCGCATGGTGCAACGCGATCGTAATCATCCTTCAATTATTATCTGGTCGCTGGGCAATGAGTCTGGTCACGGTGCAAATCACGACGCACTGTATCGCTGGCTAAAAACCGCCGATCCGACGCGGCCGGTTCAATATGAAGGCGGTGGGGCGAACACGGCGGCGACCGATATCGTCTGCCCGATGTATGCCCGCGTCGATCAGGATCAGCCGTTCCCGGCGGTCCCGAAATGGTCCATCAAAAAATGGATCGGTATGCCAGATGAAACCCGACCGCTGATCCTCTGCGAATACGCCCACGCGATGGGTAACAGCTTTGGTGGTTTCGCCAGATACTGGCAGGCATTTCGCAGCCACCCGCGTCTGCAGGGGGGATTTGTCTGGGACTGGGTTGACCAGGCGCTGACGAAGAAAGATGAACATGGCACCCCGTTCTGGGTCTATGGCGGCGATTTTGGGGATAAACCCAATGACCGGCAGTTCTGCCTTAACGGGCTGGTGTTCCCCGATCGTACGCCGCATCCGGCACTGTATGAGGCTCAGCGTGCGCAGCAGTTCTTCACCTTTACGCGGGTAAGCACGTCTCCGCTGGTGGTGGACGTGCAAAGCGACTATCTGTTCCGTCGTACGGATAACGAGTTGCTCAGATGGTCGGTGACCCGTGACGGCACGGTGCTGGCGAACGGGGAGGTTACGCTCTCCATCGCGCCTCAGGAGACTCAGCGTCTGGAGATCACCCTGCCGGCGCTGACGGCAGAGTCCGGCGAGCTCTGGCTGAATGTTGAGGTTTACCAGTTGAAGGCGACACCGTGGTCACCGGCGAACCATCGCTGTGCGTGGGATCAATGGCCACTCCCGGCACCGTTGTTTATCGCCCCGCCCGCACCGGTGGGTGTGCCGCCGGTACTGTCACAGACCGATGACGTGCTGACGCTGACGCACCAGCAGCAGCGATGGATATTTGACCGTACCTCAGGAAACCTGACGCAATGGCTGAACAATGGCGTTGAAACGCTGCTCTCGCCGCTGACGGATAACTTTACCCGCGCGCCGCTGGATAATGATATCGGCGTGAGCGAAGCCACCCGAATTGATCCGAATGCCTGGGTTGAGCGCTGGAAGGCGGCAGGGATGTACGCGTTGATCCCGCGGGTGCTGCGTTGTGACGGGGAGCAGCATACCGGTGAAGCGATAGTCACGACGCTGCATGCCTGGGAACATCGTGGCAAAGCGCTGTTCCTGAGCCGTAAAGTCTGGCGGGTAGACGATCAGGGTGTGTTGAACGGAGACGTTGAGGTTGAGATTGCGTCTGATATCCCCGAGCCTGCGCGTATTGGTCTGAGCATGCATCTTGCCCGGCCGCCGGAAGCCGTGCACTGGCTGGGGCTGGGGCCGCATGAAAACTACCCGGACAGAAAGCTGGCGGCACAGCAAGGGCGCTGGACGTTGCCGCTGCAGGCAATGCATACGCCGTACATCTTCCCGACGGAAAACGGTTTGCGCTGCGATACCCGCGAGCTGGTGCTGGGTGAGCATCAGTTCAACGGCCAGTTCCATTTTTCTGTGAGCCGCTACAGCCAGCAGCAACTGCACGAGACAACCCATCATCATCTGCTACGTGATGAGCCGGGGTGTTGGCTCAATCTTGATACGTTCCATATGGGCGTGGGCGGAGATGACTCCTGGAGCCCCAGCGTTTCACCGGAGTTCATCCTGCAACATCGCCAGCTTCGCTATCGCTTTAGCTGGCGTCAGAACCTCAACTGA
- a CDS encoding LacI family DNA-binding transcriptional regulator: MKAITLYDVALLAGVSYQTVSRVINDAEHVSARTREKVQQAMAELHYVPNRGAQQLAGKRTRTLGLITTDLALHAPSQIVSAVKSRAVEKGASVLISMVEHPQQCQGALQELLAQRVEALLVNVPLDDPDAEQLKVLASPVPVLFLDVSSSAAVNSLVFNAEQGARLGVEHVLSLGHQRIALLSGPESSVSARARLAGWKATLAQAGLEAAAVAYGDWSAASGYEKGHALLSAAALPDAILVANDQMALGVMRACAEKGVAIPGQIAIVGFDDTADSAWFSPPLTTIRQAFREVGEQSVEWLLAPTRSEACWQVQLPVTLISRQSSARRAPQQADREDLAQQLRTLALLAEKLARE, from the coding sequence ATGAAAGCCATTACCCTCTATGATGTTGCCCTCCTTGCGGGGGTGTCTTATCAGACCGTTTCTCGTGTGATTAACGACGCGGAGCATGTTTCTGCCCGCACACGGGAAAAGGTGCAGCAGGCCATGGCGGAGCTGCACTACGTCCCTAACCGTGGCGCGCAGCAGCTGGCGGGTAAGCGCACTCGTACGCTGGGGCTTATCACTACCGATCTGGCGCTGCACGCCCCTTCGCAAATTGTCTCTGCGGTAAAATCCCGGGCGGTAGAAAAGGGGGCGAGCGTGCTGATCTCGATGGTGGAACATCCACAACAGTGCCAGGGCGCGCTTCAGGAGTTGCTGGCACAGCGCGTGGAAGCCCTGCTGGTGAACGTGCCGCTTGACGATCCTGACGCTGAACAACTCAAGGTACTGGCATCTCCCGTGCCGGTGCTGTTTCTGGATGTCTCTTCGTCGGCAGCGGTCAACAGTCTGGTGTTCAATGCCGAACAGGGCGCCCGACTGGGGGTTGAACATGTGCTCTCTCTGGGGCACCAGCGTATTGCGTTGTTAAGCGGGCCAGAAAGTTCTGTTTCCGCCCGCGCCCGTCTGGCGGGATGGAAAGCGACGCTGGCGCAGGCCGGGCTTGAGGCTGCGGCGGTGGCATACGGCGACTGGAGTGCGGCGAGCGGATATGAGAAGGGCCATGCCCTGTTGTCTGCTGCAGCGTTACCGGATGCCATTCTGGTGGCTAACGATCAAATGGCGCTGGGCGTGATGCGGGCCTGCGCGGAAAAAGGCGTGGCGATCCCGGGCCAGATAGCGATCGTGGGCTTTGACGATACTGCCGACAGCGCCTGGTTTTCGCCTCCGCTCACCACCATCCGTCAGGCGTTTCGCGAGGTGGGCGAACAAAGTGTGGAGTGGCTGCTGGCGCCCACCCGCAGTGAAGCATGCTGGCAGGTTCAGTTGCCCGTTACGTTGATCAGCCGACAATCCAGTGCCCGTCGCGCGCCGCAGCAGGCCGATCGTGAGGATCTGGCGCAGCAGCTCCGAACCCTGGCCCTGCTGGCCGAGAAGCTTGCCCGCGAATAA